One Caldalkalibacillus thermarum DNA segment encodes these proteins:
- the mtaB gene encoding tRNA (N(6)-L-threonylcarbamoyladenosine(37)-C(2))-methylthiotransferase MtaB, whose protein sequence is MATVAFHTLGCKVNYYETEAIWQIFKEAGYEKVDFEQVADVYVINTCTVTNTGDRKSRQVIRRAIRRNPDAVICVTGCYAQTSPKEVMAIEGVDIVIGTQGRSKIIDYIEQYRREREPINAVGNIMKTRTFEELDVPTFSERTRAYLKIQEGCNNFCTFCIIPWARGLLRSRKPENVLNQARKLVASGYKEIVLTGIHTAGYGEDLEDYSFAQLLWDLEQIEGLERLRISSIEASQITDDVINVLQRSSKICRHLHIPLQAGDDTVLKRMRRKYTTAEFKAKIEEVRQALPNFALTSDVIVGFPGETEEQFMNTYHFIRDLRFAELHVFPYSPRTGTPAARMKDQVDPDVKQERVQRLIALSVQLSKEYASQFEGQILGVIPEQHYEQNPDLLVGYTDNYLRVVFKGDDSLMGQLVKVQIDRAGYPYNLGSMITPSTEQRVNTA, encoded by the coding sequence ATGGCAACAGTCGCTTTTCATACGCTGGGATGCAAAGTGAACTACTACGAAACGGAAGCGATTTGGCAAATCTTTAAAGAAGCCGGCTATGAAAAGGTTGATTTTGAACAAGTGGCCGATGTCTATGTCATTAACACCTGCACCGTGACCAACACCGGGGATAGAAAATCCCGGCAAGTCATTCGCAGGGCGATTCGCAGAAATCCTGACGCTGTGATTTGCGTGACCGGCTGCTATGCCCAAACATCGCCTAAAGAGGTTATGGCCATCGAGGGCGTAGATATTGTCATCGGCACCCAAGGCCGATCTAAAATCATTGATTACATTGAACAATACCGCCGGGAGCGGGAGCCGATTAATGCGGTGGGCAATATTATGAAAACACGCACGTTTGAAGAGCTGGATGTGCCCACGTTCAGTGAGCGGACCCGTGCTTATCTGAAAATTCAAGAGGGATGCAACAACTTCTGTACTTTCTGCATTATTCCCTGGGCCCGCGGTTTGTTGCGTTCCCGCAAGCCAGAAAATGTGCTCAATCAGGCCCGTAAACTGGTGGCGTCCGGTTACAAAGAAATCGTTTTAACCGGCATCCACACGGCAGGGTATGGTGAAGACCTGGAAGATTACAGTTTTGCCCAGTTGCTGTGGGATCTGGAACAAATCGAAGGATTGGAACGCTTGCGTATCAGTTCCATTGAAGCAAGTCAAATTACAGATGACGTGATCAATGTATTGCAACGTTCGTCTAAAATCTGCCGCCACTTACACATTCCGTTGCAAGCCGGTGACGATACAGTGCTGAAGCGGATGCGGCGCAAATACACGACGGCTGAATTTAAAGCAAAAATTGAAGAAGTGCGCCAGGCTTTGCCCAACTTTGCCCTGACCAGTGACGTGATTGTCGGTTTTCCAGGGGAAACGGAAGAGCAGTTTATGAACACTTACCACTTTATTCGTGACTTACGCTTTGCCGAGTTGCATGTCTTTCCTTATTCACCACGAACAGGCACTCCAGCAGCCCGCATGAAAGACCAGGTGGATCCGGATGTGAAGCAGGAACGGGTTCAGCGTTTGATTGCCCTGTCTGTACAGTTATCCAAGGAATATGCGTCACAATTTGAAGGTCAGATTCTGGGAGTGATTCCTGAACAGCATTATGAGCAAAATCCGGATCTTCTGGTCGGTTACACAGACAATTATCTCAGAGTGGTGTTCAAAGGCGATGACAGCCTGATGGGCCAATTGGTCAAGGTGCAGATTGACCGGGCCGGTTATCCCTACAATCTCGGTTCAATGATCACCCCATCCACAGAGCAACGTGTCAATACGGCTTGA